A section of the Chlorocebus sabaeus isolate Y175 chromosome 17, mChlSab1.0.hap1, whole genome shotgun sequence genome encodes:
- the LOC140708836 gene encoding histone H3.1: MARTKQTARKSTGGKAPRKQLATKAARKSAPATGGVKKPHRYRPGTVALREIRRYQKSTELLIRKLPFQRLVREIAQDFKTDLRFQSSAVMALQEACEAYLVGLFEDTNLCAIHAKRVTIMPKDIQLARRIRGERA, from the coding sequence ATGGCTCGTACCAAGCAGACAGCTCGCAAGTCCACGGGTGGGAAGGCGCCACGCAAGCAGTTGGCCACCAAGGCTGCTAGAAAGAGCGCTCCGGCCACCGGCGGCGTGAAGAAGCCCCACCGCTACCGGCCCGGCACCGTGGCTCTGCGCGAGATCCGCCGCTACCAGAAGTCGACCGAGTTGCTGATTCGCAAACTGCCATTCCAGCGTCTGGTCCGTGAGATCGCGCAGGATTTCAAGACCGATCTGCGCTTCCAGAGCTCGGCGGTGATGGCGCTGCAGGAGGCCTGCGAGGCCTACCTGGTGGGGCTCTTTGAGGACACCAACCTATGCGCCATTCACGCCAAGCGAGTGACTATCATGCCCAAGGACATCCAGCTTGCTCGCCGCATTCGTGGGGAGAGGGCGTAA